Within Thermoplasmata archaeon, the genomic segment ACTGGGGCAGGGAGATCATGTTCCTGGTCTCGGGGAGCAGGGGTGTGTGGATAGTCATGAAGTCGGCGTTCTTGATGACCTCCTCGAAGGTGGTGAGCCTGACTCCGAGGGAGTCGGCGACCTCCTTGGGAAGAAAGGGATCGTATCCGATCATGGTCATGTTGAACGCTTTCATGCGTTTTGCGACCTCTCCTCCGACACGGCCGACACCGATGATTCCCAGTGTCTTTCCGTTGAGCTCGACTCCGGTGTACTTGGACCTCTTCCACTCGCCCTTGTGCATGGACTCGTGTGCGAAGGGGATGTTCCTAGCGACGGCCAAGAGCATTGCGCAGGAGTGCTCGGCAGCGGACAGGATGTTCGCAGAAGGGGTGTTCATGACAAGGATTCCCTTGTCCGTGGCGTAAGGCACGTCGATGTTGTCGACACCTACTCCGGCACGGCCGATGACGCGGAGCTTCTTTCCAGCGTCGATGACCTTCTTGGTCACCTTGGTTCCGGACCTGATGATGAGAGCATCATAGTCCCCGATCTTCGCGCACAGCTCGTCCTCAGTGAGTCCTGAGACCTCGTCTACGGGGAATCCGGACTTCTTGAGTATCTCCAGTCCCTCTGCATCCAGGGGGTCCGATACCAGAATCTTGGTTGTCATTTTCATTCCTCCAGAACGGCGTCCATGGCGGACAGGAGCTCCTTCACCATAGCGGGTGTGGTGTCTCCCATGTGTCCGATCCTGAACGTCTTCTCCTTTACATCGCCGTAGCCGTTGGAGATCTCGTATCCCTTGGCCTTCAGCTTCGAATTGAATGTGTCGAAATCCATGTCGCCCTTGTTGAGCACTCCGATGGAGTTAGAGCGGTACCCCTCCTCGGGGAACACGCCGTTGAGCTTCTTGTCCGCCCAGTTCCTGACCATGTCGGCCATCTCCTGGTGCCTGGCGTACCTATTCTGCATTCCCTCCTTGAGGGCCTTGTCGAGCTGGTAGTCCAATGCGTACATGAGGGAGACTGGGGGTGTGGTGAGGGCGTAATCCACATCGGCCTGCTTCTTGATCTTCAGAAGGTCGCCGTAGAATCCGCGGTTGGGAACGGTCTTGGCCTTCTCGAGGAGCCTCTCGGAGCACAGCATGATGGCGAGTCCGGGAGGAAGGGCGAGTGCCTTCTGGGTTCCGAATACGATAGAATCCGCATCCAGGTCCTTAACCTTCAGGTCCATAGCGAAAGCGGATGTGACCGCATCGATCATGGTGAGAGCATCGGGGTTCTGGGCCCTGATTTCCTTGGTCAAAGCCAGGGAATCGCTGAATACTCCTGTGGAGGACTCGTTGCTCACCCAGTGGACGGCCTCGATGCCCTTGGTGACCTTTCCTGCGATGTGCTCGGGCTTCATTGCCTTGCCCCAGGGGACCTCCACCTTCGTGACGTCCTTTCCGTTGAGCTGTCCTAGCTCGATGGACCTGTTTCCGAAGGAACCGTTGGTCAGTCCGAGAGATTTGCTGTTGACACCGTTCCTGATTGCGGCCTCCAGCATGACGGTGGCGGATCCTCCGACGAGGAAGACGTCCATATCCGTGTTGAGAGCCTTTTGGATCTTCTCAACGATGCCGGCGTGGAGTTCCTTGTACTCCTTGCAGCGGTGTGTGATCATAGGTTTGGTCATTGCTTGAAGTGTCGCGGCCTCTACGTGTACAGGTCCGACGGTAAACAGCGTTCTACTCAAGATTATTCCCTCATTCGCATAAGCGACATTGGTTGTGTAACCAACACGTCCTATAAAATAAGGTCGCAAGTACGCGCGCACATATGTCGCGCCATTGGGCATTAACAGCGGTTCAGAGACTCGACAAGGTCTTCTTGATCCTGGCGACTCCCTCTTGGATCTGATCCTCGGATGTTGCGTACGAGATCCTGAAGAATCCCTCTCCTCCGGGTCCGAATGCGGTTCCGGGAGTGACGGCGACATGGCCTTCCTTGAGAAGGATCTCCGCGAGCTTCGCAGAGGGGATATCCTTGTTGTACTTCGGGAAGAGGTAGAATGCCCCGTTAGGGGTGTTGCATTCCATGCCGGGAATGTCCCTGATGAGATCAAGTGCCAGATCGCGTCTCTTCCTGAACGCCTTGACCATGTTGATCTTAGAATCCTGAGGTCCGTTGAGGGCCTCCACCGCAGCCTTCTGAACAAAAGAAGTACAGCATGAGATGGAATGTGATTGGAGCTTGTTGATGTTCTTGATATTCTCCTCGGAAGCGATCGCCCATCCGAGCCTCCATCCGGTCATCGCGAACGTCTTTGAAAGTCCGGATATGAGTATGGTACGGTCCATCATACCGGGGAATGATGCCATCGATGTGTGCTGTCCCTCGTAGATGATGGCGCTGTAGATCTCATCGGACATCACCATGACATCATGGCTGATAGCAATGTCCGCGATCTGCTTGAGCGTGTCCTTCGGAATCACCGCACCGGTGGGATTCGTCGGTGTGTTCAGGATGATCATCCTGGTCCTAGGGGTTATTGCCTGCTCGATGAGAGCGGGATTCACGACGAAACCGTCCTCGAACCTCGTGGGGACGTAGACAGGAACCCCTCCTGCCAGGCGTATGCATGCCTCGTAAGAGACCCAAGACGGATCCGGAAGGATCACCTCATCTCCGGGATCGATATAGGCCAGACAGGTCATGAAGATGGCCTGCTTGGTAGGGGTGACGAGGACATTTTTCGCCTCGCACGGAACATTGTCGTTCTTCTTCGTGTAATCCGCGATGGCCTTTCTGAGCTCCGGGATTCCGGTAGAAGGTGTGTAATGCGTGAAACCTGCATGCAGAGAATCGCATGCGGCATCGATAATGTTGGAAGGTGTTGTGAAATCGGGTTCTCCCATAGAAAAGGACACTATGTCTATGCCCTCGGCCTTCATCTGGCTGACGAGATTCGATATCGCTATCGTCCCTGACGCGGGGACCGTTTGCAACCTCTGGGAAACCATTGCTTAACACACTTCTTGACCCCAGCATCAAAAAGTGTTATAATAATAGTTTCGAGGAAGGATTAATGGGCGAGCAGTGCCCTTTGGAGCACCGCCCGCCAAAATGTTTTAGAGACTCCAAGTACCGGAATTGGTCTGCAGGTCCACCATTCTGGAAAAGATTCCTCCGGCCTCCTTGAGTTCCGATGGCGCTCCCATCTCCGCCACCTTTCCGCCGGACAGGACAACGATCTTGTCGGCATCCTCAACGGTCCTCATGCGGTGCGCGATTATCACCACGGTCTTGTCGGCTATCAGCCTGGAAAGTGCCTCCTGCACTCTGCTCTCTGATTCCGTGTCCAAGGAGGCGGTGGCCTCATCCATGATGATGATAGGGGCATCCTTCAGTATCGCACGGGCGATCGATATCCTCTGCCTCTCGCCTCCGGAAAGTTTGCCTCCGTTCTCACCTATATTGGTGTTGTAACCATCGGGCAAGGCGGATACGAACTCATCGCAAAGTGCGGCCTTGGCGGCTGCCAGAACTTCCTCGTCAGTGGCGCCTTTCCTGCCAATACGGATGTTATCCATGATGGTGGTATTGAACAAGACCACATCCTGGAAGACAATCGAGTATTTGGACATCAAGACCTCTGTATCGACCGTGGATATGTCCACCCCTCCCAGGATTATCTGGCCTTTGTCAACATCCCAGAATCTGGTAGCCAATCTGGCAACGGTGGACTTGCCCTCTCCCGAAGGTCCGACCAGTGCCGTCACCTCTCCCTGCTTCGCCACGAACGATACATCCTCAAGAACCGTCTTGCCCCCGCTGTAGGCGAAACCGACATTCTTGAATTCTATGTCGTAGTTCTCTGGGTTGAAATCATCAGTACCTGACTGAATCGGAAGATCGTTGATCTCCTGGATACGCTCGCAATGATCCTCTGCTACCAGTATGGCCGCAAGATTCTGGAGAGCGATGTTTATCGGATCATATATGCGCGACACGACGATCAGAGCTGCCAGATAGATTATCATGGGGATCGAACCGTCTGCAAAGAGCAGGGCTCCGACCACCGCAGTGGTGGCCAGCCCTATCTTCATGACGGACTGTCCTCCGACGACGAATAGAGCTATGATGAGCTCGCACCTCACCTCCGCACCTTCCACAGCATCCAACTCCTTGTTGACCTTCTTCATGTAGGATCTCTGGGCGTCGTTGGCCTTCAGATCATCCGAGCACTCTATGGATTCCTGTATGAGCTCGGTCACCCTCTCCATCTTGTCGAACTTCTTCTTATTCTCCCTTCTCTGGATTTTAGAGGAGAATACGACCATGGCAAACGCCACAGGTATAGGCCAGACGATCGCAAGACCGATTATTGGGGACCATACCAGGACCATAATACCGATGATCGGAGTGAATATCAGTGACGCGATCAGTGATGGGACCCAGTGGGATAGCGCCGATTCCTGCATGGAGACGTCGCCCATCATACGGACGGTAAGGTCCGTAGGGTCCTTCTGTGAGAAGAACGATAGCGGCATTTTACGCATCTTCTCAGCCATCCCGATGCGCACGTTCTTGCTCTCGCTGTATACGTCGAAGAAACAGCGGTGGTACTCATACATGTATACGATGAATGTCAACAGCATGAGACCAAGGCATAATGCGACATAGATCCATAAATCCAGGTCGTAATCATACTCGTTATCGCCTATCAGGTCCGCTATGAACATTATGATGACCATCATCGGGATCATGAGCACGAAATTGGTTATCGTGGCTGAGATCGAAGCACCCTTGAGGTTCTTCCAGCCCTTTTCAGAAAGACCGAACTTCCTTTTCAGTGTACTGCTGATGCTCATGCGGACACCCCCTTGACCTTCCAGGACAGGACCTTCTGATAGTCCTCCCACATAGCCTGATACTTGCCTTGGGATAGGACCAGATCGTCATGCTTCCCAGTTTCGATCACCTTTCCGTGGTCCATGACGCAGATCTGGTCTGCGTTGCGAACTGTTGTGAGACGGTGTGCGATTAGAAGCACGGTGCGGCCTTTGGCCAGTTCTTCGAATGCTTTCTGAATGAGGTGCTCGTTCTCCGGATCCGCGAATGCCGTAGCCTCGTCCAATATGACGATGGGGGCATCTCTGAGGATAGCCCTTGCGATGGATACCCTCTGCACCTCTCCTCCGGACAGATATACCCCTCCGGGACCGATCATAGTGTCCAGACCCTCAGGCATCTTGGCAACGATGTCGTCGCACTGGGCGAGCTTCAGAGCGTTGGCCACCTGTTCGTCCGTAGCGTCGGGCCTGCCGAGGCGGACGTTCTCTGACAGCGTTCCCTTTATGAGATGGTTGTTCTGGAAGACATAACTCTCGATCTTGCGGAGATTATCACTGCCGACGTCCTTCAGATCAATCCCGCCTACAGTAATTGAACCCTCCTGGGGATCCCAGAACCTTGCTGCCAGCCCCGCCATTGTGGATTTTCCACTCCCGGACAGACCGACCAATGCCGTGATTGTTCCCTGCTTCAGTTCGATGGATACGCCGTCCACTGCAGGAGCAGACTCCTCGGAATAGGAGAAGCGGACGTCCTTGAAGACGATGCTGAAGTCCTGAGGGGACCTCGGAGCGGCAGGCTCATCCAACGGCTTCATGGCCAGCAGTTCGTTTATGCGCATGAGCGCATCATCGACCCTATATGTCTGATCCGACGAGAACATTATCCTCATCAGCAGGACAGATATGATGGGTGTGAACACGACATAGAAGATCACATTGGCGATTAGGTCTCCGGAGACCGCACCGTCCTCCAGGAATTCTATGATGATCACAGCGAATGCCACAATGAAGGCTCCGCAGCTGTTTATCAGCGTGAAGAACTCGCACATCGGCCTGCGGGCCATTTTTGTGTAGCCCAGACAGTAGTCGGAGTAATTGTCTATAGAACCCTTGAAACTCTGGAACGAATCGACCGTCTGTTGGAAGACCTTTACAACGGATATTCCCCTAACATACTCCACGGCCTTGTTGTTGACATCGGCCAGAGAATTCTGCCATTGCGTCATATGGTATTTCATCGATGACCTTCCCAGCATAGACATGGAGATGTAAATCCCCAGCAGGACGGGGATCAGCGATGCCAATCCGAGCCTCCAATCGAACACCAGCAACAGCACGATTATGGCTATCGGAAGGATATATGACGAGGCCAGGTCAGGCTGGTTGTGCGCTATGAACTCATGCGTGGATTCCACTGAATCCTGTATGGTCCTCCTTACTCTCCCGCTTCCTTCCTCGTCCAAGGCTCCAGGGGGCAGCGACAGGACGTGATTTATCATCTTTTTCTTCAGATTCTTGCTGATACGGAAGGCTGCCAGATGCGACAACATCAATGCTATGATGTAAACAAGGATCGATATCAGTGCGAACGCCAGAGCCAACCAGCCATAGCTTATCATCAGCTCGGTATCGCCGGCACCCATGGCCTCCTTAGCTATCAGCCAAATGTAATAGAAGGGTATCACGGAGAGAATAGCGCTTATCGCAGAACCGACCATTGACAGAATGACAAGGTGATGCCTGCCTTCGGCATATTTCTCGAACTCCGAGATACGACTCGGTTTCTTTTCTTTGCCCATGATAAAAACTGGTCATAATCGGTTAATAAAAATTTAGGCAAGACTAACAATTATGGTTTCTTTTTTCACAATTATGAATATGTATGATATTGGGTGATGAAATGTTTGGGCCTGCACCCAAACTGTTTCCTGAAGGATTCTGCGAACTTGCATTCTGCTGAATAACCGACAGATCTCCCCACCTCTTCCATACTCCTCTCCCCCAGAAGGATCGTGCTTGCGGCATCTATCATACGATAGTACTTCAGATACGAATACGGCGTCTTCCCATAGATACGAGCGAATCTCCTGCATGCTCCTGGACCATCGATTCCCAACTGCCTGCACAGGCTGTCGATCGTGACCTCTGTATTGATCTTCGATTGCAGCATGTTGCACAATTCATCCTCGGGAGATGCCGCTGCCGGCGTATGTGCCTTGACGAAATTCACCTCATCGCTGGAATGAAGGCTCATTATCAGATCGGATACCAACACATGTATCGTTTCGGGGTCGGGGTTCTCCCTGTCCAGTACCTTCCATATTGCCATTGTGTCCACCATTACCCTGTCACCCAATTCAAAACACCTGCCGCTGTTCATGCGGTACCTGTCCTTAATGCCATCCAATATCTTCCGGGTGGACTGGGGATCGGAACCCTTGACATAGAACTCTCCGGGGGCCACGATAACATCAAGCGATCTGTGCCTCTTGGACGGGATCAGCATATCTATTCTCTCCCAGTGTGGATTGTAAAGCTATCCGACCCCTGGAAGATAATGTGTCTGCGCAGAATCCGTCTTGTAGATGGATCTGCCGAACAGCGGGAAATGGAATTCCATTAGGTCGGTCCTGCCGATAACATTCCTGTTCGATATACTACTAGTATCAAAGTATGCCTTGCAGATACCTATAGAAGGTTCGAAGAACCTGGTTCTGACTACTGCATCCCCTTCGTTGTTATGGATCTCATACCGGAATCCGTCTGTAGTCGCGGTGCGCTCAAAGTCGTTGTGGACCGCCCGATTCTCATACGAGCCGTATTTCGAACTATCTCCTGGCAAGAAAAGACACCATTTTTGTCAAAGTTTTGGTAATATTTAATAATATTAGGCATGCCTAAAATAGAAACAGATTCATCCAATAGAGAGTCGAACAAAACTGATTTGGAGAAATACAAAATGAATAGTAAATTGATACCTGTTGTCGCATTAATAGCAGTGGTTGCAGTTGCTGCAATCGCTATTGTGGCGGTCAGCGGAGGAAATGACAACGGATCATCCGATAAGCCCTTCGAAGCCTTCACCGTCGAGGATCTCGCTGGAAACAAAGTAACGATCAGCAAGGAGATCAAACGCGTGGCCATAACCGACGTCAGCACCTTGGAAATGTTCGCAACCGCCTATGGCGAAGGATGGGACAAGATCGTATGCATGATGCCTGCCGACATATCCTCCAGGGATATGTCGCTCGGATCCTATATAGAGAAGACGTGGCCCGAACTGAGCAAACTTCCAAAATGCCCAGACATGTTCTCCGGATTCTCTACGAATCCTCTTTCTGTATCTGAAGCCATAATCGACACGAACCCCGATTTCGTACTGCTTGCAAAATCCTATATTGACTACTTCCCTGGAGCCCTTGATGGATTCTTCAACATGCTGAAGAAAGCAGACATACCCTATTTCGAAACCATGTTCTACACCTGGGGCCTATCCGAAGGCATCGCTGACAAGAACTTCACCCCTCTTGGAAAGATCCTGCAGAAGGAGGATCGTGCGAAGGATATGGTCAAATTCTACGATGAGAAGCTGAAGATGGTCAAGGACAGGGTTTCAGGCAGATCGGGCGATACGATCCGTTTCTATGGAGAGGTCCCGGTCGAACCCGGCACATACGGAACTGTATCCGCATACGGGTTCCCGGAGATCGATATACTCGGTTACAACATCCAGAACGATTACGGCGGAGGCTACAACTTCTCATTCAATCTTGAGAAGATGATAGAGTGCCAAGCCGATTGGATTGTGATCATATCCACTGCATATTACGGGGACAAACAGCTCACAGGCTACTTCGTACAGAAGGACGAGAAATCCCTCCAATCCGCCATGGACGAGTATCTGTCGCGTGACGGATGGTCCGAACTTGATGCTGTGAAGAACAAACATGTATGCTTCCGTTACGGGGAGATGAGGAACGGTCTCGCGGGACTTTACGACCTCTATGATCTCGCCAACATTGTTGACGAGAAGATCGTTTCGGACAAGGAACTCGCCGACCTGACAGCCGGATTGAACAAGTTCATGCCCTGGAAGATCGACGGAACATTCAGTTACGTGACGCAGTGATAAACATGGACCCTACGATCGGACGCACACTGTACAGGAACATAACTAGGAAGAGGGTGCTGTTCATCCTCATTGCCGCGATCACTGTGGCCATCGCATTCATGTCCAACATGCTGATCAACCTTAGTGCGGGTCCGATCGAGGGCCTTAAAGCCCTTTTCGATCCAGATTCTGTCAGTAAGAGTACATATCTGATCATGCATTACTACCGTCTGCCTGAGAGCTGTTTCGGGCTCCTCGTCGGATTGGCTCTAGGTATGGCCGGTGCAGAGATGCAGACGGTGCTTAACAACCCCTTGGCAGAACCTTACACCCTGGGGATTTCATCGGCCGCTTCATTCGGTGCCGCGCTATCCATCGCATTCGGTTTCGGAGCGACCGTCTTCGGAAATTATTCCACGATAATACTAGCCTTCGCATTCTCGATGATGATATGCCTGGTAATCACATCGGTTATCAACAGAAGAACGGCCAACCCGACCACGACCATTCTGCTTGGAGTGGCGATGCTGTTCCTGTTCCAATCTCTGGTCAGCCTCATCCAATCGATATCGAACAAAGATGCGGCCAACAGCATCATGTTCTGGATGTTCGGAAGTATCGGGAGGGATAACAACTACAGCGACATCGGGATACTGGCCCTGGTAGTCGTATTGGTGGCGACACTCTTCGCTTGGAATGCATGGAAACTGACATCTCTGAAGATGGGGGACAGCAAAGTCAATTCCATGGGCATTGACGTGACCAAACTGAGGCGTAACATCATAATAGGGATATCTCTGGTGACGGCAACCGCGGTCAGCTTCACGGGGACGATAGGTTTTGTTGGGTTGGTGGGGCCGCATATCGCACGCATGCTCGTGGGCGATGATCAGAGATTCCTCCTGCCGATGTCCGGACTGTGCGGCGCGGCAATGGTACTCATCGCCTCAATCATATGCAAATTCCTCGAAAACGTGGCATCGCTGCCGATAGGTGTCGTTACATCCCTTGTCGGTGTACCGTTCTTCATTTACCTCATAATGAGAAAGAGGGCGGTGGTCTCATGAAACTGGAAGTAGACGCCCTCCGCTTCTCATACGGCAGCACGGAGATCCTGAAGGGCGTATCAATGGAGTTCGATACAGGCATCAATGCCGTACTGGGCCCGAACGGTGCTGGAAAATCCACACTGGTGAAGTGCTTGTCGGGTGTCCACAAACCTTCATCGGGCACCGCCACGTTCGATGGAGAGAGCCTGATACATAGAGACCCTTACAAGATCAACATGACCTACATGTCCCAAGAGACACCGCATATCAGCAATCTGACCGTACTTGAGTTCATGCTCCTGGGCCGTGCTAACGAACTTAAGCTGAGGGTATCGGAAGACGACATCGACCTTGCTTATTCTCCGCTTCACAAGTTGGGGATAGAGGAATTTGCCGACAGGAATGTAGGCGAACTGTCCGGGGGACAGGCCCAGATGGTAATGATCGCCCAATGTCTCGTATCCGACCCCGACCTGATCATCCTCGATGAACCCATGAACAATCTGGACCTTAAGAGGGAATTGGACATATTCGAAATAATCAGAGAGGAGCATTCCCTGAGGGAATTGACCACCGTCATGGTGCTCCACGACCTGAATTTTGCTTCGAGGTATTGCGACCGCATAGTTGTTATGGATCATGGAGAGGTGTACTCGTCAGGAACGCCTCAGGAAGTAATTACTCCAGAAATGCTCCGTGATGTTTACAGGGTAGAGGCGGAAGTAGCGATTAACAGCTAAGGGTTCCCTGTGGTGTATCCGATTAGATCAATCAAATAACGCAAACTATTGACCATCTGTTTGACCGCTCCTGAGTACAATCCTGATAAAAAGAATAACTAGAATGACGGCGCATAAAAATAATTAAATAAAATTACTCTAAATAGGATAATTGCCGAATACGGTAAGTCCGGGACGCCGGGCAGACCAATTGCTCGGCGCCGGAACCGTTGGTGGGAGGTGAAATCGATGCTCTGCATCCTTATGGAACCACTTACTGTCGGTTCTATGTTGATAATCATGACAGATGAAGTCTTGATTATCGTTGATATCCCGTGAAGGATGTCAAGGATTGGTCAGCCTAACTGACCCGGCTCCTCCGGGAGCCGTCATCCACTCTCGCATAATAAAAATAGTCAATGGGGAGTATAAAATACCGCTGGTGATCCGTTGGTTTCAGAGTTTGAGCAGATAAAAAAAGACATCTTAGAGCCGTTCTTCAACCTTACCACAATCGAAGGCCTGTCCATCATGGAGGCTCTTTCCTTCTCACTGGTCCGGATAAGAGGACTATCCCCCATAGAAGCATCTGATGCCATTAAGGCCATCACAGGTAAGGATGTAACGAACTTCCGCGTGTCCGTGTATGTTGATCGGGGAAGGCGCAAGCTGATAGAGAACGAAACGCTTCTCAGCACCTACGAAGGAGAGATCAACCTGGACTGATCAGGAGACGATCTCCTTCAGCTTACCGGTCTCTGCCGCTTCCTTGATGTGCATGGCCATCCTTGCGCCAGTGCTCATTCCAGGATATATCAGGTCGGCATAGGGGGAACCGGAGATGAACGGGTTGGTTCCCGCGACGATCCTTGTCGAGATCTCGAAGGCCTTGAACTGCAGCTTATCGTTGACGACGGTCTCCAGACAGAACGGTCCCCACATTCCTCCGAACAGCTCGTAAGACTTGTCCACGACCTTCTCGGCCATGTCGAACGCCTTCGGCAGGAGAGATTCCCTGAGGACCACAGGTGTGTTTCCGGTGACCACGAACGAGGGGTACATTCCGACCTTCTTCAGATCGTCTATGTTACCGAGCTTGTACAGCTCATCGATGTTAGATTCGTCCCTACGGTCCATGGACATGAGCTCGAGCGAACCGCCCTCGGCACACTTGTAACCGTCATGCTTCAGAGGGTCATAGAAGAAGTGCATGTAGTACCTTGTACCCATGCAGTATTCCTGGATGTTGTATGACTCGTCGGGGTCGACTGCCATCTTGAAACCGTTGTAGTCCATGGCGATGAAGTAACCCTTACCGCCCTTGGCACCGTTGTACTTGACCATGACAGGCTTGTCGATGGCCTTGGGGTCGGTGATGATCTCGGGCATGGATACGCCGGCTCCGGAGATCCATTCCCTCTGCTTCTCCCTGCTGGATTCCCAATTAAGGACCTCACGGTTGCCGTACGAGGGGACGGGATAATCGCCGAACCTCTCGGAACCCATGTACTCGACAAAGGAACCGTGGGGGATGATGATCGCATTCTTCTCGTAGAGCTCGTCTACACGGGACTCCATGTCCTCGAAATCCTTGTACTTGATGATCTCGTCGGGCTTTCCGAGGGGGAACGCATCGTAGTACTTAGTGCTGTGAGATATGGTCAGACCCAAGGTCTTGAAGCCCAACTTCCTCGCGCCATGGAAAATCTGCAGCGACGAGTGGGAGCACAGAGTTGCTATCGTGATGTCCTTCGGATCGTATTCGTCCAGGATTGCGTCGATCTTACCTTTGGGTACCATTAGCGATTAATGGGATTGTCGCATTTAATAGTATCTCGCTTAAAAGGACATGTCTGGATACGCTTTCGCTGGGTTAGAGGCTGCGTGAGAATCGCCCGGTAGCGATGCTACAATTAACACTACTTTTCAATATCTGGCTATCTGCACTTTCGGGTACTTTCGGAGACCTCCCTCATATCCTTTTATACAATCGGAACGATGATGAGATATCCCTCCGAAAGGAAGGAGTCGATACAATGGAAATGGAAGAACTAACACCCCATATTCAGGAATTGCAAAGGGTGCTCGGAGACAAGATCGACGAAGAACAGCTCATCGCGGAGCTGAA encodes:
- a CDS encoding formate--phosphoribosylaminoimidazolecarboxamide ligase — translated: MVPKGKIDAILDEYDPKDITIATLCSHSSLQIFHGARKLGFKTLGLTISHSTKYYDAFPLGKPDEIIKYKDFEDMESRVDELYEKNAIIIPHGSFVEYMGSERFGDYPVPSYGNREVLNWESSREKQREWISGAGVSMPEIITDPKAIDKPVMVKYNGAKGGKGYFIAMDYNGFKMAVDPDESYNIQEYCMGTRYYMHFFYDPLKHDGYKCAEGGSLELMSMDRRDESNIDELYKLGNIDDLKKVGMYPSFVVTGNTPVVLRESLLPKAFDMAEKVVDKSYELFGGMWGPFCLETVVNDKLQFKAFEISTRIVAGTNPFISGSPYADLIYPGMSTGARMAMHIKEAAETGKLKEIVS